The following coding sequences are from one Thermocrinis jamiesonii window:
- a CDS encoding C39 family peptidase, which produces MLSVPFVKQRDQFCGPASLSSVLSYYGLSIDQDTIAKDVYIPKLKGALITDLENYAKKLGFKTELFKGDKNTLKNYISKGVPVIILVDFGFLFASVPHYLVVFGFDEMGFYAHTGYEAEKFYSFEELDRIWRRMGRVGLAIYR; this is translated from the coding sequence ATACTTTCGGTTCCTTTTGTAAAACAGCGGGATCAGTTTTGTGGTCCCGCTTCCTTAAGCAGTGTTCTTAGCTATTACGGTCTTAGCATAGACCAAGACACCATAGCAAAGGATGTTTATATTCCCAAGTTGAAGGGAGCTTTGATTACGGACCTTGAAAACTACGCAAAAAAACTTGGCTTTAAAACGGAACTTTTTAAGGGAGATAAAAACACTTTGAAAAACTATATCAGCAAAGGGGTCCCGGTTATAATCCTGGTAGATTTTGGATTTCTGTTTGCAAGTGTGCCACACTATTTGGTGGTGTTTGGCTTTGACGAAATGGGCTTTTATGCTCACACCGGATACGAAGCTGAGAAGTTTTATTCCTTTGAGGAGTTGGACAGAATTTGGCGCAGGATGGGAAGGGTTGGATTGGCAATTTACCGCTGA
- the fliP gene encoding flagellar type III secretion system pore protein FliP (The bacterial flagellar biogenesis protein FliP forms a type III secretion system (T3SS)-type pore required for flagellar assembly.), translating into MLYTGIVLILSLLLGDVSHAQNQLLPNVEIKVGTGQLDTSIRLLILLTILSLAPSILIMTTSFVRIVIVLSLIRQALGVPTVPPNQVIVSLALFLTFFVMKPVFERINQEALQPLLRNEITDQVFFERTSLILKEFMAKHTKKESLKVLLDISDMKEEEKKNIKSYQDIPLSVLIPAFMISEISIAFQIVFLLYLPFLIIDLVVASILISMGILMIPPQIISLPFKLMLFVLANGWELVILSLVRSYQ; encoded by the coding sequence ATGTTATACACAGGGATAGTGCTAATACTTAGCCTTTTGTTAGGGGACGTAAGCCATGCTCAGAATCAGCTGTTGCCAAATGTAGAGATAAAGGTAGGCACCGGGCAATTAGACACATCCATAAGACTTTTAATCCTTCTGACTATTCTCTCACTTGCCCCATCCATTCTTATAATGACCACATCTTTTGTGAGAATAGTGATAGTGCTATCTTTAATAAGGCAAGCCTTAGGTGTTCCCACAGTTCCACCAAATCAGGTGATAGTATCCCTTGCCTTATTTTTAACCTTCTTTGTTATGAAACCTGTCTTTGAAAGGATCAACCAAGAAGCTTTACAACCTCTACTTAGGAACGAAATAACTGACCAAGTGTTTTTTGAGAGAACATCCCTAATCTTAAAAGAGTTTATGGCCAAGCATACAAAAAAAGAAAGCCTCAAGGTTTTGTTAGACATATCTGATATGAAAGAGGAAGAAAAAAAGAACATCAAGTCATACCAAGATATACCCCTAAGTGTGCTAATACCTGCCTTTATGATAAGTGAAATAAGTATAGCCTTTCAGATAGTTTTTTTGCTTTATTTACCCTTTCTTATAATAGACCTCGTAGTGGCTTCTATACTTATATCTATGGGTATTCTTATGATACCACCCCAAATCATATCCTTACCCTTTAAGCTCATGCTTTTCGTTCTTGCCAACGGTTGGGAACTTGTTATACTTTCTTTGGTAAGGAGCTACCAATGA
- the fliQ gene encoding flagellar biosynthesis protein FliQ, translated as MSPDLILSMGQRMLEMAFILAAPVLLVTFLVGLVISILQSATQIQEMTLSYIPKLIAAYITVLVLGAWMLNKLLDFTRELIVNIPVWLK; from the coding sequence ATGAGCCCTGATCTTATTCTGTCTATGGGACAGAGAATGTTAGAAATGGCTTTTATACTAGCTGCTCCAGTCCTGCTTGTGACTTTTTTAGTGGGTTTAGTCATTAGCATACTTCAGTCCGCTACTCAAATACAAGAGATGACCCTCAGTTACATTCCAAAGCTAATAGCAGCTTACATTACGGTTCTCGTTCTTGGTGCGTGGATGTTGAATAAGCTTTTAGATTTTACCAGAGAGCTTATTGTAAACATACCCGTCTGGTTGAAATGA
- a CDS encoding PA2779 family protein, producing MWKKLRNPILAIGLACWLLFLNSVPAVGGLVESKPATEEIKNINREEEIKKIQRALESKIVQEKLKAYGLSKEEVEKKLSEMDDQQIHMLAKASEKVLAGGDLGLVIGVLLVAILLVILLKLLNKEIIIR from the coding sequence ATGTGGAAAAAACTTAGGAATCCTATCTTAGCCATTGGCCTAGCTTGTTGGCTTTTATTCTTGAACTCTGTTCCCGCAGTGGGTGGTCTTGTAGAGTCTAAGCCAGCGACGGAGGAGATAAAGAATATAAATAGGGAAGAGGAGATTAAAAAGATCCAAAGGGCTTTGGAGTCTAAGATAGTTCAAGAAAAACTAAAGGCTTATGGGCTTAGCAAAGAGGAAGTGGAAAAAAAGCTTTCGGAGATGGACGATCAGCAGATCCACATGTTGGCAAAAGCTTCGGAGAAAGTTTTAGCCGGTGGAGACTTGGGCTTAGTGATAGGAGTTTTGCTCGTAGCCATACTTTTGGTGATCCTTCTGAAGCTCCTCAACAAGGAGATAATCATAAGGTAA